The following are encoded in a window of Nitrospirota bacterium genomic DNA:
- the fabF gene encoding beta-ketoacyl-ACP synthase II, with the protein MRARVVVTGLGVVSPIGIGVGAFWKAALAGQSGITAITSFDPFPMDGYRSKVAGQVRDFAVERLLDNAYGDRVDRYAQFALVAAKESLADSGLQMTKENPHRVGVIVGAGMGGMVMGEREITQLYQHQKPHRVHPNFIPTITLNSASGIIAMAYGAKGPNLTISTACSSSAHALGQALHCIREGRADVVIVVGADASITPLVFAGFCSLRALSSKFNDQPDKASRPFDRLRDGFVMGEGAGSLILESATHAKKRKAKVYAEIAGYAATSEAYHMVIPREDGLEVANTMKLALADAGMTPGQVDYINAHATSTSIGDAVEAKAIRQLFKSRADKIAISATKSLIGHTLGAAGAIGGIASVLALHTGHIHPTANYDDPDPACALAGLSRSAQERRVKVAMLNAFGFGSNNAAVVLKQAST; encoded by the coding sequence ATGCGCGCGCGTGTTGTCGTCACAGGGTTAGGGGTCGTATCTCCGATCGGTATCGGGGTCGGTGCGTTTTGGAAGGCGGCCCTCGCCGGCCAATCCGGAATCACGGCGATTACGTCGTTCGACCCATTTCCCATGGATGGTTATCGCTCGAAAGTCGCCGGCCAAGTGCGTGACTTCGCGGTCGAACGGTTACTCGACAACGCCTATGGCGATCGGGTCGACCGGTATGCCCAGTTTGCCCTTGTGGCGGCAAAGGAATCGCTGGCCGATTCAGGACTCCAGATGACGAAAGAGAATCCTCACCGCGTCGGCGTGATCGTGGGAGCCGGCATGGGTGGAATGGTGATGGGCGAACGTGAAATCACGCAACTCTACCAGCACCAGAAGCCCCATCGCGTCCATCCGAACTTCATTCCTACCATCACCCTCAATTCTGCCTCCGGCATTATCGCGATGGCCTATGGCGCCAAAGGTCCGAATCTGACGATTTCCACCGCCTGCTCCTCCAGCGCCCATGCCCTCGGACAAGCGCTCCATTGTATCCGCGAGGGCCGGGCCGATGTCGTCATCGTCGTCGGAGCCGATGCCAGCATCACCCCGCTGGTCTTCGCAGGCTTCTGCTCCCTGCGTGCCCTCTCGTCTAAATTCAACGACCAACCGGACAAGGCTTCACGGCCGTTCGATCGGTTGCGCGACGGCTTCGTGATGGGGGAAGGCGCCGGTTCGCTGATCTTGGAATCGGCCACACATGCCAAGAAGCGCAAAGCGAAAGTCTATGCCGAAATTGCAGGGTATGCCGCGACCAGCGAGGCCTATCATATGGTCATCCCTCGTGAAGACGGCCTGGAAGTGGCCAATACGATGAAGCTGGCTCTCGCGGACGCCGGCATGACCCCCGGGCAGGTGGATTACATCAATGCGCATGCCACGTCGACATCGATCGGCGACGCCGTCGAAGCCAAAGCGATCAGGCAACTGTTTAAATCGCGCGCGGATAAAATCGCGATCAGCGCCACCAAGTCGCTGATCGGCCACACGCTGGGTGCCGCCGGTGCCATCGGAGGCATCGCCTCGGTATTAGCCCTCCACACTGGGCACATTCATCCAACCGCCAACTATGACGACCCGGATCCGGCCTGTGCCTTGGCAGGACTCTCCCGCTCAGCACAGGAACGTCGCGTGAAAGTCGCTATGCTGAACGCCTTTGGATTTGGCAGCAACAACGCCGCTGTGGTATTGAAGCAGGCGTCCACCTAA
- the lptG gene encoding LPS export ABC transporter permease LptG, translating into MPILFRYLLREYGKIFTMCFSGLMTIYLVIDFFEKVRRFLRYDANWLDVLTYFLLKAPAISFQIAPLAILMATLLTFGLLSRGHEITAMRSCGISLPWITAPFIIFAAGISLVLLLFSSTVIPLAASKSEEIRTTRIEKKPPAAAIKLQQPWARVGAGDLMQVTSVSVDGELLSGVRLFQFDHHFQLIEITEANEARYIDSTWTLYQGRHRRFSPEGAVAVTDFDRQAIALRLIPADFTVWLAGDSEMMTFHDIRGYARRRYQQGSQTARLKTDYYSRIAFPFVTVIMVLVGIALSLRRSGTRGGSMAMGIGQALAVGFCYWTTHSIAIALGRGGVLTPLIAGWMANMLFLSFGLYLMLKVRY; encoded by the coding sequence ATGCCTATTCTCTTTCGTTATCTCCTTCGCGAATACGGCAAGATCTTCACGATGTGCTTCAGCGGATTGATGACCATCTATCTCGTCATCGATTTCTTCGAAAAGGTGCGCCGATTTTTGCGTTACGACGCCAACTGGCTCGACGTCCTGACCTATTTTCTGCTCAAGGCTCCCGCAATTTCCTTCCAAATTGCGCCGCTAGCCATTCTGATGGCCACCCTCCTCACGTTTGGCCTGCTCTCCCGTGGACATGAAATTACGGCGATGCGCAGTTGCGGCATCAGTTTACCCTGGATCACCGCTCCCTTCATCATCTTTGCCGCAGGGATTTCTCTGGTGCTCTTACTCTTCAGCTCCACCGTCATCCCGTTGGCCGCGAGCAAGTCCGAAGAGATTCGAACCACGCGCATCGAGAAAAAACCTCCCGCTGCGGCCATCAAACTCCAGCAGCCCTGGGCAAGAGTGGGAGCCGGCGACCTGATGCAGGTGACGAGCGTCTCTGTCGACGGGGAACTCTTGAGCGGCGTACGACTCTTCCAGTTCGATCACCACTTCCAACTGATCGAGATCACAGAGGCCAACGAAGCCCGATATATCGATTCTACGTGGACCTTGTATCAGGGACGGCACCGGCGGTTTTCCCCAGAGGGCGCCGTCGCAGTGACCGATTTCGACCGCCAGGCTATTGCGCTGAGGCTGATTCCCGCTGATTTCACCGTCTGGCTCGCCGGCGATTCCGAGATGATGACGTTCCACGATATTCGAGGATATGCCAGACGTCGATACCAGCAGGGCTCCCAAACCGCACGGCTCAAGACCGACTATTACAGTCGGATCGCCTTCCCGTTCGTTACCGTGATCATGGTGCTGGTCGGCATTGCGCTGAGTCTGCGCCGAAGCGGCACGCGAGGGGGCAGCATGGCAATGGGTATTGGGCAGGCGCTTGCCGTCGGTTTTTGTTATTGGACGACGCACTCCATTGCGATCGCGCTCGGCCGCGGCGGGGTCTTGACGCCGCTGATTGCCGGATGGATGGCGAATATGCTCTTTTTGAGTTTTGGCCTCTATTTAATGCTCAAAGTACGCTATTAG
- the lptF gene encoding LPS export ABC transporter permease LptF yields the protein MFLRTLLDRYIFTELLSPFSLSLGALCFVMLTRELLRLVELLVSKGVGIVAVLQVFAHLMPSFLVLTLPIAGIIASITAFGRLSFDKELVAMQAAGLSLMRLTRPVLLFALLVFGLTLWLAQWGQPWSSTNLKKVALNLLRDQLVLALERGTFNEPIPNMMIYVPDGDPKQATTGIFVSDERNSDNPRIIVAQQYEVLIDTANNQVALRLQEGVIHSRPGQAGEYEQVAFTSYDLKLSLNQSGYSSAEERPSYEAITAQLAQSQWRDPTALRRLMEYYKDLAFPTASLVFCLLGVPVGIVSKRSGSMGGFAVGVVVVVVYYILNVACEFLVTTASLPPFAGAWLPNGVFAVTTVVWFYIMSRR from the coding sequence ATGTTTCTACGAACGCTGCTAGATCGTTACATCTTCACCGAACTCCTGTCCCCGTTTAGCTTAAGCCTCGGAGCCCTGTGCTTTGTGATGCTCACGCGGGAACTCCTGCGTCTCGTGGAACTGCTGGTCTCCAAAGGTGTTGGCATCGTGGCGGTGTTGCAAGTCTTCGCTCATCTGATGCCGTCGTTCCTCGTGTTGACCCTCCCGATCGCCGGGATCATCGCCTCGATCACCGCGTTCGGGCGACTCTCCTTCGATAAGGAGTTGGTGGCGATGCAGGCCGCGGGCCTGAGCCTCATGCGGTTGACTCGCCCAGTCCTACTCTTTGCCCTACTCGTGTTCGGATTGACCTTGTGGCTGGCGCAGTGGGGGCAACCCTGGAGTTCCACGAATCTCAAGAAAGTGGCGCTGAATCTCCTTCGAGATCAGCTCGTGCTGGCGTTGGAACGGGGAACCTTTAACGAGCCCATCCCCAACATGATGATCTATGTCCCGGATGGGGACCCCAAACAAGCCACGACTGGGATTTTCGTCTCCGATGAACGAAATTCAGACAATCCCCGTATTATCGTGGCGCAACAATATGAGGTCTTGATCGACACCGCCAACAATCAAGTCGCCTTACGCCTGCAAGAGGGCGTGATTCACAGCCGACCGGGACAAGCCGGCGAATACGAGCAGGTAGCCTTCACGAGTTATGACTTGAAGCTCTCCTTGAATCAGAGCGGTTATTCTTCGGCAGAAGAGCGTCCGTCGTACGAGGCTATTACCGCCCAACTCGCACAATCCCAATGGCGCGACCCCACCGCACTCCGACGATTGATGGAGTACTATAAAGACCTGGCCTTTCCCACTGCCTCGCTGGTGTTTTGCCTGCTAGGCGTGCCGGTCGGCATCGTCTCAAAACGATCAGGAAGCATGGGGGGATTTGCGGTCGGCGTGGTCGTGGTCGTCGTCTACTACATACTGAATGTCGCCTGCGAATTTCTCGTCACGACGGCGAGCCTGCCGCCCTTTGCCGGAGCCTGGCTCCCGAACGGCGTCTTTGCAGTGACCACGGTCGTGTGGTTTTACATCATGAGCCGCCGGTAA
- a CDS encoding cold-shock protein, whose protein sequence is MKAKGTVKWFNDRKGFGFIRLESGDDVFVHYSALQGEGFKTLKEGENVEFEVVQGAKGPQASNVLKAAGAELA, encoded by the coding sequence GTGAAGGCAAAAGGCACGGTGAAGTGGTTCAACGATCGTAAAGGGTTTGGGTTCATTCGCTTGGAGAGTGGAGATGATGTCTTCGTACATTATTCCGCCCTGCAAGGAGAAGGATTCAAGACGTTGAAAGAGGGAGAAAACGTTGAGTTTGAAGTGGTGCAAGGCGCAAAGGGGCCTCAGGCGTCGAACGTATTGAAAGCAGCCGGCGCCGAATTGGCATAA
- a CDS encoding tetratricopeptide repeat protein — MAIDRSKILHSAQLFASRGQFDAAINEWKKLSVESPGDGSIFNSIGELHLKRNATNDAVAAFLQAANAFRAEGATLKAIATFKKILKVDPSRYDVYRHLGDLNAERGLLSSAVQDYLTLGKHYLKAGKSKDALDIYRRIVTQDPSNLDAQQRVAELCLQENMQDEATKVYLQLGRERSAQQRYAEAKDAYQAVLRIDPANSEAAQFIDHFEKTGGASGQPAKAGAAQSGDQSKSSEPLDLLSEATRRIEENQFAGAEAILNQLLTKEPGNPDVCQLFAKLHLQRGDLQIALGEYRYLAGAALRAQDYAQAETLITDFLAVEPQSVAMLELYGELYGEKGDAANAVVQYGKAIELLLEHPEPGMPTLHEELFEKVTALAPDSLTAKKLTALMHGVPTEAPPVTVQTDPSVSATVAVPSIPAQEPNITSIADTAPDDAWNQTSKIPPQEDRHFSLAESDQAPVSDQSASVEPEPVTQDSECSLLQAEPEGVASIEPLLSTSEQFQAYVAAGQHAEAEEWLSHLVTAQPDDSEARELFGYLLEIKGDTAGAALQYSRALELLLADPEKKDAPQPAILYAKVKELAPASPLVAKWAATFSPKKPDVTVPTVEAQVCAEPADPVDHETHYTLGVAYKNMGLWEEAKEEFGLSMKGSAFFLDSCLMIAVCLKEQGEGQSAIVQLERLLQDPTCQGAKAQAISYELGLLYETQAQWSQAAAIYQSIPTFHDVPQRLDSVRARLELTQAPTPAVRFAN; from the coding sequence TTGGCGATTGATCGCAGTAAGATTCTGCATAGCGCACAGCTCTTTGCGTCACGAGGGCAATTCGACGCCGCCATCAATGAATGGAAGAAGCTGTCCGTCGAATCCCCAGGCGACGGGAGCATCTTCAATTCAATTGGAGAATTGCATCTCAAGCGCAATGCGACCAATGATGCCGTCGCGGCGTTTCTGCAGGCCGCCAACGCCTTTCGCGCAGAAGGTGCCACGCTGAAGGCCATTGCCACATTCAAGAAAATTTTGAAGGTGGACCCGTCTCGGTACGATGTCTATCGGCACCTCGGAGATCTCAATGCCGAGCGAGGTTTGCTGAGCAGCGCCGTACAGGATTATCTCACCCTCGGGAAACACTATCTCAAAGCAGGGAAAAGCAAAGACGCGCTGGACATCTATCGGCGGATTGTCACGCAAGATCCCTCGAATCTGGATGCCCAGCAGCGGGTGGCGGAATTGTGCCTGCAAGAAAACATGCAGGACGAAGCCACGAAAGTCTACTTGCAACTGGGGCGCGAACGGTCGGCACAGCAGCGGTATGCGGAGGCCAAGGACGCGTATCAGGCGGTGTTACGCATCGATCCTGCCAACAGCGAGGCAGCTCAATTCATTGACCATTTTGAAAAGACCGGTGGTGCCTCAGGGCAACCCGCGAAGGCGGGTGCGGCTCAGTCCGGAGACCAATCAAAGAGTTCCGAGCCGCTCGACCTGCTGTCGGAGGCTACTCGTCGGATCGAAGAGAACCAGTTTGCCGGCGCGGAGGCCATTCTCAATCAATTGCTGACCAAGGAACCAGGCAATCCTGACGTCTGCCAATTGTTCGCGAAGTTGCATCTCCAACGCGGAGATCTCCAGATCGCGCTCGGCGAATACCGGTACCTCGCTGGCGCAGCCTTACGCGCACAGGACTACGCACAGGCTGAAACCCTGATCACCGATTTTCTGGCAGTCGAACCGCAGTCGGTGGCGATGCTTGAACTCTACGGAGAACTCTACGGAGAGAAAGGCGATGCCGCCAACGCCGTGGTCCAGTATGGGAAGGCGATTGAGCTACTGTTGGAACATCCCGAGCCCGGGATGCCGACTCTGCATGAGGAACTGTTCGAGAAAGTCACGGCGCTGGCGCCAGACAGTCTCACGGCGAAGAAACTGACGGCGCTGATGCATGGCGTTCCAACGGAAGCACCGCCTGTTACCGTGCAGACCGATCCATCTGTTTCTGCCACAGTGGCCGTTCCATCGATCCCGGCTCAGGAACCGAACATAACTTCGATTGCCGATACCGCTCCAGACGATGCCTGGAACCAGACGTCGAAGATCCCTCCGCAAGAGGATAGACATTTCTCGCTCGCCGAGTCGGACCAGGCACCAGTATCTGACCAGTCGGCGTCGGTAGAACCGGAACCAGTGACGCAGGACAGCGAGTGCTCGTTGTTGCAGGCCGAGCCTGAGGGGGTTGCGTCCATCGAGCCTCTCCTCTCCACGAGCGAGCAGTTCCAAGCCTATGTAGCGGCCGGTCAACATGCTGAGGCGGAGGAATGGCTCAGTCATCTCGTGACGGCACAGCCGGACGATTCAGAGGCCCGGGAACTCTTTGGCTACTTGCTTGAAATCAAGGGCGATACCGCCGGTGCCGCGTTGCAATATTCACGAGCCCTCGAATTGCTCCTGGCAGATCCCGAGAAGAAGGATGCGCCGCAGCCGGCGATTCTCTATGCCAAGGTTAAAGAGCTGGCTCCTGCCAGTCCGTTAGTCGCCAAATGGGCCGCGACGTTTTCACCGAAGAAGCCAGACGTAACAGTGCCGACCGTTGAGGCTCAGGTCTGTGCAGAACCGGCGGACCCAGTTGACCACGAGACGCACTACACGCTAGGTGTCGCATACAAAAATATGGGGCTTTGGGAGGAAGCGAAAGAAGAGTTTGGCCTCTCGATGAAGGGGTCAGCGTTTTTCCTGGACTCCTGTCTCATGATTGCGGTCTGCTTGAAAGAGCAGGGGGAAGGTCAGTCAGCGATCGTACAACTCGAGCGCCTACTGCAGGACCCAACCTGTCAGGGAGCCAAGGCGCAAGCCATCAGTTATGAGCTCGGATTACTCTACGAAACGCAGGCACAGTGGAGTCAGGCTGCTGCCATCTATCAATCGATTCCGACCTTCCACGATGTACCGCAACGACTCGACTCGGTTCGTGCACGTCTCGAACTGACTCAGGCTCCGACTCCCGCGGTACGCTTCGCTAACTAA
- a CDS encoding D-glycerate dehydrogenase — translation MAIVRERFQLVQEPVDVLPTPSALREGLCQAGAAIVTLGDHIDAETIQTATRLKILANYAVGYNNIDLAAAQRRGLIVTNTPDVLTDATADLTWALILATARRVVEGDTLVRSGQWTGWSPTQLLGTGVSGKTLGIIGMGRIGQAVAQRAVGFRMAVRYHARQPMTASSLSHEWELRSLRNLLEEADIVTIHVPLTTATRHLIGARELAWMKPTAFLINTARGPIVDEGSLVEALKKGTIAGAGLDVYEQEPALHPELAQLKQVVLLPHLGSATVQARIKMGLVCVKNIDAVLEGQPAPNRVQS, via the coding sequence ATGGCCATCGTGCGTGAACGATTCCAGCTGGTGCAGGAGCCGGTGGATGTTTTACCGACTCCATCGGCTCTCCGTGAAGGTCTCTGCCAAGCAGGCGCCGCAATTGTGACCCTGGGCGATCATATCGACGCCGAAACCATTCAGACTGCCACCAGGCTGAAAATTCTGGCGAACTATGCCGTCGGATATAACAACATCGACCTGGCTGCCGCACAGCGTCGTGGCCTGATCGTCACCAATACTCCGGACGTCTTGACGGATGCCACTGCAGATCTGACATGGGCTCTGATTCTGGCGACGGCACGTCGCGTCGTTGAAGGCGATACCCTCGTGCGATCAGGCCAATGGACCGGCTGGAGCCCCACACAACTCTTGGGGACGGGAGTGTCTGGGAAAACTCTGGGCATTATCGGCATGGGACGGATCGGCCAAGCGGTCGCCCAGCGTGCGGTAGGATTTCGGATGGCGGTGCGCTATCACGCACGCCAACCGATGACCGCCTCGTCTCTCTCTCATGAATGGGAGCTCCGCTCGCTGAGAAATCTCCTTGAAGAAGCCGATATCGTAACAATCCATGTTCCGCTCACAACAGCCACCCGCCATCTGATCGGAGCCCGTGAATTAGCCTGGATGAAACCGACTGCCTTCTTGATTAATACCGCTCGTGGTCCGATCGTCGATGAGGGCTCGTTGGTCGAGGCTCTCAAGAAAGGGACCATCGCCGGCGCGGGACTCGATGTCTATGAACAGGAGCCGGCGCTACACCCCGAGCTGGCTCAGCTGAAGCAAGTGGTGCTCCTTCCACATCTGGGCTCAGCCACAGTACAAGCGAGAATTAAAATGGGATTGGTCTGTGTGAAGAATATTGACGCGGTGTTAGAGGGGCAGCCCGCCCCGAACCGCGTGCAGTCTTAG
- a CDS encoding FAD-binding and (Fe-S)-binding domain-containing protein — protein sequence MTSPTLILPERSHAIASDLRAAIGVDKVKDDYSTLTAYAVDASIYRMMPKAVVLVESEEDIDATVRYAVQRGIPLTPRAAGTNLTGSAIGAGIILDVSRLNRVLELNCEERWARVQPGIVLAELNKRLARDGLLFGPDPSSGDMCKLGGMLANNSSGPHTLRYGSVKDNVNALRVCLQSGEWLDAKSYGLDDPECRQLLQTHRPLHDLKSLLESNAALIAQKRPTVSKNSCGYNLFGLVDGLAQGRYDLPKLFVGSEGTLGLFSEATIRLVEKPRSTLTALIHFHRLEDVGDAVPKLLELRPSALEVMDANTLNLIGRAKHGIPADAAATLLIELDADDQGIDLRSQAERMTGICRRYRLTSDPVIAFDPEQRDQLWKARKALYPTLYRFDPKKKPINFVDDVVVPAERISELIRYLEEFFAGQHVPVAIFGHIGNGNAHIIPLLDVNDQGDFDKMVQGYHEIHQTVLSRFGGSICGEHGDGRVRAEYVKTMFGPELYDLFVKVKQSFDPTGMLNPGIKISDRPFTDHIDYVRLSKPCATCAKCNAVCPVYDVFQSEDMSSRGWFEIVTDKNYSYLNSKRVVEACLNCKSCRTACPAGVDVSQLILDRRAEHPNKMAGLIFRFHARTVLFERCLKFLAVCQPIWDRPLMRRLLDLVTKPFMHLLAETARLSPKLVIPRLAKRQLRDRYPELIAKAGQPARSPVAYFHGCAANYFDDGVGDAVIAVLRKHGVEPDLPPQRCSGTPIETYGHRALAKEGARVNLASMAGYETVVTGCASCTLMLKDYPTLFAGEPEQEAAQALATRVTHISQFVSQSPVKPAMASQQLKTCKVAYHSSCHLRAAGVTKEPRAILAGLPGVEYVEMPDADRCAGGAGTYLVKDFETSQRIVERKRRAIEQSGAEVVATSCPACMIQLRTGLQGAAEVKHVAQLIQEAYEAADQQTGRGPA from the coding sequence ATGACCTCACCAACCCTCATTCTGCCCGAACGTTCTCACGCTATTGCCTCCGATCTCCGGGCGGCGATTGGCGTCGATAAGGTCAAAGACGACTATTCGACGCTGACGGCCTATGCGGTGGATGCGAGCATCTATCGGATGATGCCGAAGGCCGTCGTACTGGTGGAGTCTGAGGAAGACATCGACGCCACGGTGCGTTACGCTGTACAGCGAGGCATTCCGCTGACGCCCAGGGCTGCTGGAACCAACCTGACCGGTTCGGCGATCGGGGCCGGGATTATCCTGGATGTGTCGCGCCTGAATCGGGTGTTGGAGTTAAATTGCGAAGAGCGCTGGGCTCGGGTGCAGCCTGGAATCGTGCTGGCTGAACTCAACAAGCGGCTGGCGCGTGATGGTCTCCTCTTCGGTCCCGATCCCTCCAGCGGCGACATGTGCAAGCTTGGGGGAATGTTAGCGAATAACTCATCCGGTCCTCACACGCTGCGCTATGGTTCCGTGAAGGATAACGTGAACGCGCTCCGTGTCTGTTTGCAGTCCGGCGAATGGCTGGATGCGAAGTCGTATGGGCTCGACGATCCAGAATGCCGCCAACTACTACAGACGCATAGGCCGCTTCACGATCTGAAGTCGTTGTTAGAAAGCAATGCTGCCCTGATCGCGCAGAAACGTCCGACTGTCAGCAAGAACAGTTGCGGCTACAATCTCTTCGGTCTTGTCGATGGGCTGGCGCAAGGCCGTTACGATCTTCCCAAGCTATTCGTCGGCAGCGAGGGCACGCTCGGGCTGTTCAGTGAAGCGACCATCAGGCTGGTGGAGAAGCCTCGATCCACCCTGACAGCCCTCATCCATTTTCACCGTTTGGAAGATGTGGGCGATGCGGTGCCGAAGTTGCTGGAGTTGCGTCCGAGCGCGTTGGAAGTGATGGATGCCAATACGCTCAATTTGATCGGGCGGGCGAAGCACGGCATCCCGGCCGATGCGGCCGCCACTCTCCTGATCGAACTGGATGCTGATGATCAAGGGATCGATCTCCGCTCACAGGCCGAACGTATGACCGGAATCTGTCGCCGGTATCGTCTCACGTCCGATCCCGTCATCGCCTTCGATCCTGAGCAGCGGGACCAATTGTGGAAGGCGCGGAAAGCCCTCTATCCGACGCTCTATCGATTCGATCCCAAGAAGAAGCCCATCAACTTTGTCGACGATGTCGTGGTGCCGGCTGAACGGATCAGCGAACTCATCCGGTATCTGGAAGAGTTCTTCGCGGGGCAACATGTGCCGGTGGCGATTTTCGGTCATATCGGAAACGGGAACGCCCATATTATTCCGTTACTCGATGTGAACGATCAGGGCGATTTCGACAAGATGGTGCAGGGCTATCACGAGATTCACCAGACGGTCTTGAGCCGATTCGGCGGTTCGATCTGCGGGGAGCATGGGGATGGCCGGGTAAGAGCCGAATATGTGAAGACGATGTTCGGTCCTGAGCTGTATGACCTGTTCGTGAAGGTGAAGCAGAGTTTCGATCCCACCGGGATGCTCAACCCTGGGATCAAAATCAGCGACCGGCCCTTCACGGACCATATCGACTATGTGCGATTGTCGAAACCCTGCGCGACCTGCGCCAAGTGTAACGCCGTTTGTCCGGTCTACGATGTCTTTCAATCGGAAGACATGAGTTCGCGGGGCTGGTTCGAGATCGTCACCGACAAGAACTACAGTTATCTCAATTCGAAGCGAGTCGTGGAGGCCTGTCTCAACTGCAAGTCCTGTCGGACGGCCTGTCCGGCCGGAGTCGATGTGTCGCAACTCATCCTGGACCGGCGCGCCGAACACCCGAACAAGATGGCGGGTCTTATCTTTCGTTTCCATGCACGAACAGTGCTGTTTGAACGATGTCTGAAGTTCCTCGCAGTCTGTCAGCCGATCTGGGATCGACCTTTGATGCGGCGGCTGCTCGATCTGGTGACGAAACCCTTCATGCATCTTCTGGCCGAGACCGCACGGCTCTCTCCGAAGCTGGTGATCCCTCGATTGGCCAAACGGCAACTTCGTGATCGATATCCGGAGTTGATTGCCAAGGCCGGGCAACCGGCCCGCTCCCCGGTGGCCTATTTCCACGGCTGCGCGGCCAACTATTTCGACGATGGGGTGGGGGATGCCGTGATTGCGGTCTTGCGGAAGCATGGCGTTGAACCGGATCTGCCGCCGCAACGCTGCTCGGGGACGCCGATCGAAACCTACGGCCATCGGGCGCTGGCGAAAGAAGGTGCACGGGTCAATCTGGCCTCCATGGCAGGATACGAGACCGTCGTGACCGGGTGCGCCTCCTGCACCCTCATGCTGAAGGACTATCCAACGCTGTTCGCCGGAGAGCCTGAGCAGGAAGCGGCTCAAGCCTTGGCCACACGAGTCACCCATATCTCGCAGTTTGTGTCACAATCGCCCGTCAAGCCTGCCATGGCCAGTCAGCAGCTCAAGACCTGCAAGGTGGCCTACCATTCCTCCTGCCATCTGCGAGCGGCGGGAGTGACCAAGGAGCCTCGAGCGATTCTGGCAGGTTTGCCGGGTGTCGAGTATGTGGAGATGCCGGACGCCGACCGCTGTGCGGGCGGAGCCGGCACCTATCTCGTAAAGGATTTTGAGACCTCGCAGCGCATCGTCGAGCGCAAGCGGAGGGCCATCGAGCAGAGCGGCGCAGAAGTTGTGGCGACGAGTTGCCCGGCCTGTATGATTCAATTGCGCACGGGATTACAGGGAGCGGCGGAGGTGAAACATGTGGCGCAGCTCATTCAGGAGGCCTACGAGGCCGCAGACCAGCAGACGGGTAGAGGACCGGCATGA
- a CDS encoding MoaD/ThiS family protein, protein MVTVLVFGLTLRDAVGDTEFELNVSEPTSVRKLVETNYDRMGPLLQFILNREVMIAVNKKVSSEDTVVKDGDIVKFSHQGMTSYDGTRDIPI, encoded by the coding sequence ATGGTTACAGTGCTGGTGTTTGGATTGACGCTTCGCGATGCAGTTGGAGATACGGAGTTCGAACTTAATGTGTCGGAACCGACCTCAGTCAGGAAACTCGTGGAGACAAACTACGATCGCATGGGACCCTTGTTGCAGTTTATCTTAAACCGTGAAGTGATGATCGCGGTGAATAAGAAAGTGAGCTCAGAGGATACGGTGGTCAAGGATGGCGATATCGTGAAATTTTCCCACCAGGGTATGACGTCGTATGACGGCACGAGAGATATTCCAATTTAA